In a genomic window of Narcine bancroftii isolate sNarBan1 chromosome 7, sNarBan1.hap1, whole genome shotgun sequence:
- the cct8 gene encoding T-complex protein 1 subunit theta isoform X1 yields MAMHIPKAPGFAQMLKEGAKHFSGLEDAVYRNIQACKELAQTTRTAYGPNGMNKMVINHLEKLFVTNDAATILQQLEVQHPAAKMLVLASHMQEQEVGDGTNFVLVFAGALLELAEELLRMGLSVTEVIEGYEAASKKALQILPELVCCSVKNLHDQTDVSPVIRTAVMSKQYGNEDFLSKLITEACLSIYSETGRFNVDNIQVCKILGSGVLSSSVLHGMVFKRETEGDVSSAKDAKIAVYSCPFDCMVTETKGTVLLKNATELMTFSKGEEDLMEVQVKAIADAGANVIVTGGKVADMALHYANKYQLMVVRLNSKWDLRRLCKTIGATALPRLTPPTPEEMGYCNSVYLSEVGETQVIIFKHEKEDGAISTVVIRGSTDNIMDDVQRAVDDGVNTFKVLTRDKRCLPGAGATEIELAKQITTYGESCPGLEQYGIKKFAEAFESVPRALAENSGIRANEIISKLYAVHQEGNKNIGFDIEAEGSGLKDMLEAGILDPYLVKYWGIKLATNSAVTVLRVDQIIMAKQAGGPKPPAQKKDWDDDQNE; encoded by the exons ATGGCTATGCATATCCCCAAGGCTCCGGGCTTTGCCCAGATGCTAAAAGAGGGCGCGaag CATTTTTCTGGATTGGAAGATGCGGTTTATAGAAACATTCAAGCTTGTAAGGAACTAGCTCAGACCACCCGAACAGCTTATGGTCCAAATG GGATGAATAAAATGGTCATTAACCATCTGGAGAAGCTCTTCGTTACCAATGATGCTGCGACTATTTTGCAACAATTAGAG GTTCAGCATCCTGCAGCTAAGATGTTGGTTTTGGCTTCGCATATGCAGGAACAAGAGGTTGGAGATGGAACTAATTTTGTGCTGGTTTTTGCTGGTGCTCTGCTGGAATTAGCTGAGGAACTTCTGCGAATGGGTCTTTCCGTCACAGAG GTAATAGAAGGCTATGAGGCAGCCTCTAAAAAGGCTCTACAAATCCTTCCAGAGCTGGTCTGTTGCTCTGTTAAGAACCTGCATGACCAAACAGATGTATCGCCTGTCATTCGAACCGCTGTAATGAGCAAACAATACGGCAATGAGGATTTTCTGTCCAAGCTAATTACAGAAGCATGTT TGTCCATTTATTCAGAAACGGGCCGTTTTAATGTGGATAATATTCAAGTCTGTAAAATTCTG gGATCGGGTGTACTTTCTTCATCAGTCTTGCATGGAATGGTATTCAAGCGAGAGACTGAAGGGGATGTTTCCTCTGCCAAAGATGCCAAGATAGCAGTATATTCTTGTCCTTTTGATTGTATGGTAACAGAGACAAAG ggAACAGTTCTCTTAAAGAATGCAACAGAACTGATGACTTTCAGCAAAGGAGAAGAGGATCTCATGGAGGTTCAAGTGAAGGCCATAGCAGATGCTGGTGCTAATGTGATTGTAACTGGAGGAAAAGTAGCCGACATGGCACTTCATTACGCCAATAAGTACCAGCTGATGGTTGTTAG ATTGAACTCTAAATGGGATTTAAGAAGATTATGCAAAACAATCGGAGCTACAGCACTTCCACGACTG ACACCCCCCACACCAGAAGAAATGGGATACTGCAATAGTGTTTATTTGTCCGAGGTTGGAGAGACACAGGTGATCATATTTAAACATG AGAAAGAAGATGGTGCCATTTCCACCGTTGTGATCCGTGGTTCAACAGATAACATAATGGATGACGTTCAGAGGGCAGTTGATGATGGGGTCAATACCTTCAAAGTTCTCACAAGG GATAAACGATGTTTGCCAGGTGCAGGAGCGACTGAAATTGAACTGGCTAAACAAATCACTACTTATGGAGAg TCATGTCCTGGTCTTGAACAATATGGAATCAAGAAATTTGCTGAAGCTTTTGAAAGCGTTCCACGAGCATTAGCTGAGAATTCGGGCATTCGGGCTaatgaaataatatcaaaattgTATGCAGTGCATCAGGAAGGAAACAAAAACATTGGATTTGACATTGAG GCTGAAGGTTCAGGGTTGAAGGACATGCTTGAAGCTGGAATACTTGACCCATACTTAGTCAAATACTGGGGAATTAAGCTTGCTACCAATTCTGCTGTCACTGTTCTAAGGGTAGATCAG ATTATCATGGCAAAACAGGCAGGTGGACCCAAACCACCAGCACAGAAGAAAGATTGGGAcgatgatcaaaatgaatga
- the cct8 gene encoding T-complex protein 1 subunit theta isoform X2: MAMHIPKAPGFAQMLKEGAKHFSGLEDAVYRNIQACKELAQTTRTAYGPNGMNKMVINHLEKLFVTNDAATILQQLEVQHPAAKMLVLASHMQEQEVGDGTNFVLVFAGALLELAEELLRMGLSVTEVIEGYEAASKKALQILPELVCCSVKNLHDQTDVSPVIRTAVMSKQYGNEDFLSKLITEACLSIYSETGRFNVDNIQVCKILGTVLLKNATELMTFSKGEEDLMEVQVKAIADAGANVIVTGGKVADMALHYANKYQLMVVRLNSKWDLRRLCKTIGATALPRLTPPTPEEMGYCNSVYLSEVGETQVIIFKHEKEDGAISTVVIRGSTDNIMDDVQRAVDDGVNTFKVLTRDKRCLPGAGATEIELAKQITTYGESCPGLEQYGIKKFAEAFESVPRALAENSGIRANEIISKLYAVHQEGNKNIGFDIEAEGSGLKDMLEAGILDPYLVKYWGIKLATNSAVTVLRVDQIIMAKQAGGPKPPAQKKDWDDDQNE; encoded by the exons ATGGCTATGCATATCCCCAAGGCTCCGGGCTTTGCCCAGATGCTAAAAGAGGGCGCGaag CATTTTTCTGGATTGGAAGATGCGGTTTATAGAAACATTCAAGCTTGTAAGGAACTAGCTCAGACCACCCGAACAGCTTATGGTCCAAATG GGATGAATAAAATGGTCATTAACCATCTGGAGAAGCTCTTCGTTACCAATGATGCTGCGACTATTTTGCAACAATTAGAG GTTCAGCATCCTGCAGCTAAGATGTTGGTTTTGGCTTCGCATATGCAGGAACAAGAGGTTGGAGATGGAACTAATTTTGTGCTGGTTTTTGCTGGTGCTCTGCTGGAATTAGCTGAGGAACTTCTGCGAATGGGTCTTTCCGTCACAGAG GTAATAGAAGGCTATGAGGCAGCCTCTAAAAAGGCTCTACAAATCCTTCCAGAGCTGGTCTGTTGCTCTGTTAAGAACCTGCATGACCAAACAGATGTATCGCCTGTCATTCGAACCGCTGTAATGAGCAAACAATACGGCAATGAGGATTTTCTGTCCAAGCTAATTACAGAAGCATGTT TGTCCATTTATTCAGAAACGGGCCGTTTTAATGTGGATAATATTCAAGTCTGTAAAATTCTG ggAACAGTTCTCTTAAAGAATGCAACAGAACTGATGACTTTCAGCAAAGGAGAAGAGGATCTCATGGAGGTTCAAGTGAAGGCCATAGCAGATGCTGGTGCTAATGTGATTGTAACTGGAGGAAAAGTAGCCGACATGGCACTTCATTACGCCAATAAGTACCAGCTGATGGTTGTTAG ATTGAACTCTAAATGGGATTTAAGAAGATTATGCAAAACAATCGGAGCTACAGCACTTCCACGACTG ACACCCCCCACACCAGAAGAAATGGGATACTGCAATAGTGTTTATTTGTCCGAGGTTGGAGAGACACAGGTGATCATATTTAAACATG AGAAAGAAGATGGTGCCATTTCCACCGTTGTGATCCGTGGTTCAACAGATAACATAATGGATGACGTTCAGAGGGCAGTTGATGATGGGGTCAATACCTTCAAAGTTCTCACAAGG GATAAACGATGTTTGCCAGGTGCAGGAGCGACTGAAATTGAACTGGCTAAACAAATCACTACTTATGGAGAg TCATGTCCTGGTCTTGAACAATATGGAATCAAGAAATTTGCTGAAGCTTTTGAAAGCGTTCCACGAGCATTAGCTGAGAATTCGGGCATTCGGGCTaatgaaataatatcaaaattgTATGCAGTGCATCAGGAAGGAAACAAAAACATTGGATTTGACATTGAG GCTGAAGGTTCAGGGTTGAAGGACATGCTTGAAGCTGGAATACTTGACCCATACTTAGTCAAATACTGGGGAATTAAGCTTGCTACCAATTCTGCTGTCACTGTTCTAAGGGTAGATCAG ATTATCATGGCAAAACAGGCAGGTGGACCCAAACCACCAGCACAGAAGAAAGATTGGGAcgatgatcaaaatgaatga
- the cct8 gene encoding T-complex protein 1 subunit theta isoform X4: MNKMVINHLEKLFVTNDAATILQQLEVQHPAAKMLVLASHMQEQEVGDGTNFVLVFAGALLELAEELLRMGLSVTEVIEGYEAASKKALQILPELVCCSVKNLHDQTDVSPVIRTAVMSKQYGNEDFLSKLITEACLSIYSETGRFNVDNIQVCKILGSGVLSSSVLHGMVFKRETEGDVSSAKDAKIAVYSCPFDCMVTETKGTVLLKNATELMTFSKGEEDLMEVQVKAIADAGANVIVTGGKVADMALHYANKYQLMVVRLNSKWDLRRLCKTIGATALPRLTPPTPEEMGYCNSVYLSEVGETQVIIFKHEKEDGAISTVVIRGSTDNIMDDVQRAVDDGVNTFKVLTRDKRCLPGAGATEIELAKQITTYGESCPGLEQYGIKKFAEAFESVPRALAENSGIRANEIISKLYAVHQEGNKNIGFDIEAEGSGLKDMLEAGILDPYLVKYWGIKLATNSAVTVLRVDQIIMAKQAGGPKPPAQKKDWDDDQNE, from the exons ATGAATAAAATGGTCATTAACCATCTGGAGAAGCTCTTCGTTACCAATGATGCTGCGACTATTTTGCAACAATTAGAG GTTCAGCATCCTGCAGCTAAGATGTTGGTTTTGGCTTCGCATATGCAGGAACAAGAGGTTGGAGATGGAACTAATTTTGTGCTGGTTTTTGCTGGTGCTCTGCTGGAATTAGCTGAGGAACTTCTGCGAATGGGTCTTTCCGTCACAGAG GTAATAGAAGGCTATGAGGCAGCCTCTAAAAAGGCTCTACAAATCCTTCCAGAGCTGGTCTGTTGCTCTGTTAAGAACCTGCATGACCAAACAGATGTATCGCCTGTCATTCGAACCGCTGTAATGAGCAAACAATACGGCAATGAGGATTTTCTGTCCAAGCTAATTACAGAAGCATGTT TGTCCATTTATTCAGAAACGGGCCGTTTTAATGTGGATAATATTCAAGTCTGTAAAATTCTG gGATCGGGTGTACTTTCTTCATCAGTCTTGCATGGAATGGTATTCAAGCGAGAGACTGAAGGGGATGTTTCCTCTGCCAAAGATGCCAAGATAGCAGTATATTCTTGTCCTTTTGATTGTATGGTAACAGAGACAAAG ggAACAGTTCTCTTAAAGAATGCAACAGAACTGATGACTTTCAGCAAAGGAGAAGAGGATCTCATGGAGGTTCAAGTGAAGGCCATAGCAGATGCTGGTGCTAATGTGATTGTAACTGGAGGAAAAGTAGCCGACATGGCACTTCATTACGCCAATAAGTACCAGCTGATGGTTGTTAG ATTGAACTCTAAATGGGATTTAAGAAGATTATGCAAAACAATCGGAGCTACAGCACTTCCACGACTG ACACCCCCCACACCAGAAGAAATGGGATACTGCAATAGTGTTTATTTGTCCGAGGTTGGAGAGACACAGGTGATCATATTTAAACATG AGAAAGAAGATGGTGCCATTTCCACCGTTGTGATCCGTGGTTCAACAGATAACATAATGGATGACGTTCAGAGGGCAGTTGATGATGGGGTCAATACCTTCAAAGTTCTCACAAGG GATAAACGATGTTTGCCAGGTGCAGGAGCGACTGAAATTGAACTGGCTAAACAAATCACTACTTATGGAGAg TCATGTCCTGGTCTTGAACAATATGGAATCAAGAAATTTGCTGAAGCTTTTGAAAGCGTTCCACGAGCATTAGCTGAGAATTCGGGCATTCGGGCTaatgaaataatatcaaaattgTATGCAGTGCATCAGGAAGGAAACAAAAACATTGGATTTGACATTGAG GCTGAAGGTTCAGGGTTGAAGGACATGCTTGAAGCTGGAATACTTGACCCATACTTAGTCAAATACTGGGGAATTAAGCTTGCTACCAATTCTGCTGTCACTGTTCTAAGGGTAGATCAG ATTATCATGGCAAAACAGGCAGGTGGACCCAAACCACCAGCACAGAAGAAAGATTGGGAcgatgatcaaaatgaatga
- the cct8 gene encoding T-complex protein 1 subunit theta isoform X3, with product MLVLASHMQEQEVGDGTNFVLVFAGALLELAEELLRMGLSVTEVIEGYEAASKKALQILPELVCCSVKNLHDQTDVSPVIRTAVMSKQYGNEDFLSKLITEACLSIYSETGRFNVDNIQVCKILGSGVLSSSVLHGMVFKRETEGDVSSAKDAKIAVYSCPFDCMVTETKGTVLLKNATELMTFSKGEEDLMEVQVKAIADAGANVIVTGGKVADMALHYANKYQLMVVRLNSKWDLRRLCKTIGATALPRLTPPTPEEMGYCNSVYLSEVGETQVIIFKHEKEDGAISTVVIRGSTDNIMDDVQRAVDDGVNTFKVLTRDKRCLPGAGATEIELAKQITTYGESCPGLEQYGIKKFAEAFESVPRALAENSGIRANEIISKLYAVHQEGNKNIGFDIEAEGSGLKDMLEAGILDPYLVKYWGIKLATNSAVTVLRVDQIIMAKQAGGPKPPAQKKDWDDDQNE from the exons ATGTTGGTTTTGGCTTCGCATATGCAGGAACAAGAGGTTGGAGATGGAACTAATTTTGTGCTGGTTTTTGCTGGTGCTCTGCTGGAATTAGCTGAGGAACTTCTGCGAATGGGTCTTTCCGTCACAGAG GTAATAGAAGGCTATGAGGCAGCCTCTAAAAAGGCTCTACAAATCCTTCCAGAGCTGGTCTGTTGCTCTGTTAAGAACCTGCATGACCAAACAGATGTATCGCCTGTCATTCGAACCGCTGTAATGAGCAAACAATACGGCAATGAGGATTTTCTGTCCAAGCTAATTACAGAAGCATGTT TGTCCATTTATTCAGAAACGGGCCGTTTTAATGTGGATAATATTCAAGTCTGTAAAATTCTG gGATCGGGTGTACTTTCTTCATCAGTCTTGCATGGAATGGTATTCAAGCGAGAGACTGAAGGGGATGTTTCCTCTGCCAAAGATGCCAAGATAGCAGTATATTCTTGTCCTTTTGATTGTATGGTAACAGAGACAAAG ggAACAGTTCTCTTAAAGAATGCAACAGAACTGATGACTTTCAGCAAAGGAGAAGAGGATCTCATGGAGGTTCAAGTGAAGGCCATAGCAGATGCTGGTGCTAATGTGATTGTAACTGGAGGAAAAGTAGCCGACATGGCACTTCATTACGCCAATAAGTACCAGCTGATGGTTGTTAG ATTGAACTCTAAATGGGATTTAAGAAGATTATGCAAAACAATCGGAGCTACAGCACTTCCACGACTG ACACCCCCCACACCAGAAGAAATGGGATACTGCAATAGTGTTTATTTGTCCGAGGTTGGAGAGACACAGGTGATCATATTTAAACATG AGAAAGAAGATGGTGCCATTTCCACCGTTGTGATCCGTGGTTCAACAGATAACATAATGGATGACGTTCAGAGGGCAGTTGATGATGGGGTCAATACCTTCAAAGTTCTCACAAGG GATAAACGATGTTTGCCAGGTGCAGGAGCGACTGAAATTGAACTGGCTAAACAAATCACTACTTATGGAGAg TCATGTCCTGGTCTTGAACAATATGGAATCAAGAAATTTGCTGAAGCTTTTGAAAGCGTTCCACGAGCATTAGCTGAGAATTCGGGCATTCGGGCTaatgaaataatatcaaaattgTATGCAGTGCATCAGGAAGGAAACAAAAACATTGGATTTGACATTGAG GCTGAAGGTTCAGGGTTGAAGGACATGCTTGAAGCTGGAATACTTGACCCATACTTAGTCAAATACTGGGGAATTAAGCTTGCTACCAATTCTGCTGTCACTGTTCTAAGGGTAGATCAG ATTATCATGGCAAAACAGGCAGGTGGACCCAAACCACCAGCACAGAAGAAAGATTGGGAcgatgatcaaaatgaatga